The Arachis hypogaea cultivar Tifrunner chromosome 14, arahy.Tifrunner.gnm2.J5K5, whole genome shotgun sequence genome has a segment encoding these proteins:
- the LOC112741624 gene encoding ferritin-like catalase Nec2 produces MAVHHIRIISVLLIASLPFTIAIEGKGNSSEPSDADRIEFALNLEYLEAEFFLYGALGYGLDVVAPELAGGGPAPIGAQLAALSPLVRDLISQFAYQEVGHLRAIKKEVKGFPRPVLDLRVGTFARIMDSAFGRRLYPPFDPYASEINYLLASYVIPYVGLTGYVGTNPQLQNTTSKRLVAGLLGVESGQDAVIRTWLYERLEVRVMPYRLTVAEFTNRISVLRDRLGNAGVKDEGLVVPMALGAEGRVVGNVLAANNASLSYDRTPEEILRIVYGTGDAHIPGGFFPNGASGAIAKSFLQS; encoded by the exons ATGGCAGTTCATCACATTCGCATTATTTCAGTTTTGCTAATAGCGTCGCTCCCCTTCACGATTGCTATAGAAGGCAAGGGAAACTCATCAGAACCTTCAGATGCGGATCGGATTGAATTCGCTCTGAATTTGGAGTACTTGGAAGCCGAGTTCTTCTTGTATGGAGCATTGGGTTATGGCTTGGATGTGGTTGCCCCTGAATTAGCAGGAGGAGGACCTGCTCCCATTGGTGCCCAATTAGCTGCTCTTAGTCCTCTTGTTAGGGATCTTATCTCACAATTTGCTTATCAAGAAGTTGGACATTTGAG GGCCATAAAGAAAGAGGTGAAAGGGTTCCCAAGGCCAGTATTGGATCTAAGAGTAGGAACATTTGCGAGAATAATGGATAGTGCTTTTGGGAGAAGGCTCTATCCTCCATTTGATCCCTATGCAAGTGAGATCAACTATTTGCTTGCATCTTACGTTATTCCTTATGTTGGCCTTACTGGTTATGTTGGTACCAATCCACAGCTTCAAAACACCACTTCTAAGAGG CTCGTTGCAGGTCTACTAGGAGTAGAATCTGGGCAAGATGCAGTTATTCGAACATGGCTATACGAACGCTTAGAAGTTCGTGTGATGCCTTATAGATTGACAGTTGCGGAGTTCACAAATCGCATCTCAGTGCTTAGAGACAGATTAGGAAACGCTGGTGTGAAAGATGAGGGTCTTGTTGTTCCAATGGCATTGGGTGCTGAAGGCAGGGTTGTAGGGAATGTTCTTGCTGCTAACAATGCTTCACTCTCATATGATAGGACTCCTGAAGAAATATTGAGAATTGTTTATGGAACTGGTGATGCTCATATTCCTGGTGGCTTCTTTCCTAATGGAGCTAGTGGTGCTATTGCTAAATCTTTCTTGCAATCTTAA